A window of Macrotis lagotis isolate mMagLag1 chromosome X, bilby.v1.9.chrom.fasta, whole genome shotgun sequence contains these coding sequences:
- the LOC141497643 gene encoding apoptosis-associated speck-like protein containing a CARD yields MARARELILQALDNLTEEELKRFKHKLSTVQLRDGFSRIPRGSLTGWDRLQLSSHLVSRYLEDYGMELTAEVLRAIGMLEEAVRLQQAAGQGIRSNPDGNAAQVTQHSAATSTPPGKHFVDMHRTDLINRVNQLDPILDQLLENVLNQEQYDAIRAESTSQEQMRKLYSYIRSWSNRCKDLFFEALKKTHPFLVEDLEGQ; encoded by the exons ATGGCCCGCGCCCGGGAGCTCATCTTACAGGCTCTGGACAACCTGACCGAGGAGGAGCTCAAGAGGTTCAAACACAAGCTGTCCACCGTGCAGCTGCGGGACGGCTTCAGCCGCATCCCCCGAGGGAGCCTGACCGGCTGGGACCGCTTACAACTCAGCAGCCACCTCGTCAGTCGCTACCTGGAGGACTACGGGATGGAGCTGACCGCGGAGGTGCTCCGGGCCATCGGCATGCTGGAGGAGGCTGTCAGACTCCAACAAGCAGCGGGGCAGG GCATAAGGAGTAACCCAGATGGAAATGCAGCCCAGGTCACTCAACATTCAGCTGCAACATCCACTCCACCAG GGAAACATTTTGTGGATATGCATCGGACAGATCTGATCAATCGTGTCAATCAACTGGATCCAATCCTAGACCAGTTACTTGAGAATGTTCTGAACCAAGAACAATATGATGCAATCAGGGCTGAGTCCACCAGTCAGGAGCAGATGAGGAAGCTATACAGTTACATTCGATCCTGGAGTAATAGATGTAAAGACCTGTTCTTTGAAGCTCTGAAGAAGACCCACCCTTTCCTAGTGGAAGACCTGGAGGGGCAATGA